Within Patescibacteria group bacterium, the genomic segment AGATGGAAATAATATTATTTCTCTTCGCTATCGGTTATATTATCTTGAAATTATATCGGCGGGAAGTGGCTAAAAATTTAGAAGAGTTGGAGAAAATAAAGAGGGAAAAGGGGAGTTTGGAGGCTAGGATGATGGAAGCCTTTAAATATATTGGGGAAGTGAATGTGCAAATTCAGGAGATCAGGTCAATTTTTTCGAGCATAAAAAAAATTCCCGAAAACAAAAAAGATTTTAGATATATTTTAAAATTTTTCTCTGATAAAATTCTGGGCATCGTTAACGTTGGCTGGGTAGCCATAAGGATTATAGACAGGCAAAGCTCCGTGAGTTTGCAGGAATATTATGGAACGCGGGGAGGCGTTTCCCCGGCCAAGCAGAAAATAAACAATAACGATTTGTTAAGGAATAAAAAATTAGGCGGTTGCAGGATTATAACCTCCAGCCAAGAAAATTTCCGCATAAAAACTTTTTGCATAATTCCCGAGCAAAAAATCAGCCGGGATCAGGAAGATTTGATAAGGGGAATTATAAATCAGCTGGAGATGCTTTTTGTGATATTTTCTTCCAATTATTATAAGGGAGGCCATTTAAGGGTAAATAAATAACAGTAAAATAAATTATGGATAAAGCAGAAGTTTATTTCATTAAATTGAACGAATTAAATAAGATAAAAAATTTACTGCCTGAATTTCCCCCGCCTTTGGGGGTAAAAGTCCATTTTGGCGAGGAGGGCAATGTTACTTATCTGCCGGCGGCTTACGTTAAAGAGATAGCGGGGATGGTGGAAAATCCGGCTTTAGTGGAATGTAATGTTTTATATAAGAGTCCAAGGAGCCAGGCGGAGACGCATAAAAAATTGGCGCGCGAGCATGGCTTTGATTTCGCGGAAATTGATATTCTTGACGGCGAGTTTGGGGATGATGTTGATTCTATAAAAATCAAAGGCGAATTTTTTAAAGAATGCTTTTTGGGGAGCGGCTTGTCTAAATACAAATCATTATTGGTAATTTCTCATTTCAAAGGCCATATCAGTTCCGGTTTTGGAGGATCCATAAAAAATTTAAGCATGGGCCTGGCAGGCAGAAGAGGAAAACTTGCTTTGCACGCGTTTGTCAAACATCAGGTTGAACAAGAAAAATGCACGGCTTGCGGCGCCTGCATCGCCAACTGCCCGGCAGAAGCGATAGCTTTTGATGAAAGCGGCAAAGCTAAGATTAATATTGGCAAATGTATCAGCTGCTCAAAGTGCATAGCGGTTTGTCCGACAAGCGCGATTTCCATTCCCTGGGGAGAAAAGGATATAAGTATTTTCAGGAAAAGACTGGCCGAGTACGCCTTAGCTGGAATCAAGGGTAAAAAATGTTTTTATATAAATTTTTTAGCTAATATTACAAAACTTTGTGATTGCGCCGGAGAAAAAATGGAGCCGATGACTGATGATATTGGCATCTTAATTTCGGCTGATCCGGTGGCGATTGACCAGGCGTCTTATGATTTGGTGGTTAAACAATGCAAAGATTTTGCCAAACAGAACGGGGATGAGCAGTTGGAACATGGGGAAAAGATTGGCTTGGGGACAAGGGGATACGAGATAATAGCTTTGTGAAGAGATAAGAGTTATAAGTGAGAATTTAGAAGTAAGAAGGTGAATAGTTACTTAGGTACTTGGGGGTTAGGCAATAATAATAAAATCAATAAACCATTTTACATTTATTTGTATATTTGTAATAAATTTGTAATTTATAGATATGAATTTTCCTTTTATCGCTAATCTTTGTTATATTTTAAATAATAATGGCGAAGTGCTCCTGCAATGCAAGAGCCGGGGATTTGGGAAAGGCAAATGGAACGGGCCGGGCGGAAAGCAGAATCCGGGTGAAACCATAGAAGAAGCGTCGATCCGGGAAATAAAGGAAGAGACTGATATAACCGTGAAAAATTTAAAAAAGATGGGCGAGCTTGAATTTGTTTTTGTGGATAACGAGGCATCTAATTTTTTAACTCATGTTTTTATCTGCCGCGACTGGGAAGGCGAGCCGAGAGATATGGGCGAAGGAGAATTAAAATGGTTTAAAATTGACGAAGTGCCATTGGATAAAATGTGGGATGATGACCAGTATTGGCTTAAACCTTTGCTTAGGGGCGAGTATCAGCACAAAAGATTTTATTTTGATAAAGAGGGAAAAGTGATAAAATATGAGAAAATATAACTATAAAAAAGCAAGAGAAGAAGTAAGGAGGATGGTTAAGGGAGCTTGTTATTCAGCCAAGAACAACTTTTCCTATACCGCCTGGCAATATCATATTCTGCCCGTAGTAAAGCATAGTTTGGTTTTGGGCAGGAAATTAAAAGCGGATTTGGAGGTCCTGGAATTAGCGGCCTATCTCCATGACTACGCCGGAATTTTGGATTATAAATTATACAAGAATCATCACTTGCATGGCGCAAGATTAGCTGGTAAGATATTGGCTAAGCTGAATTTTCCGCGGGAAAGGATAAAAAAAGTCCAGGAATGCATTATCAGCCACCGCGGCAGCGTCAGGCTGGAGCACAAAAGCAAAGAAGCCAAAATTTTAGCTTCGGCTGACGCTATGTCGCATTTTACCGAATTGGCTGATATGTTTTATTTAACTTTTGGCATTCATGGATATAAAACCCTGGAAGGGGCGAGATGGCTAAAAGCAAAACTGGAAAGAAGCTGGGCTAAAATTATGCCGGAAGGCAGGAAAATAGTCAGGGCTGATTATGAAACAGCCAAAAAAATTATAAATAAAGCGGTTTCGCATAACGCATAAGGCGTAACGCATAACATTTAAGTGAGTAGAGTATGAAAAAGTTATTTTTATTAATTATAATTTTATTTATTGCCTCTGGCTGTGTCCGGGAGACTGGCAGAATAACAGAAGAGAATGCTCCAGAAATTGCATCTACCTATGATGAGAGAGGAGTAGTAGAGAGGATAAATGATATCAATGAAGGTATGACGCCAAAATTAAAGCCAACAAAGAAATCGTCTGCGCCAAGCGATACTATCGGAGAAAATCAGATTCAATTGGAAGATTTAGCTTCCGGAACAAGCCAGGCCGTGCTTAAAACCAATTTCGGCGATATCGCCGTGGCTTTTTATAGCCAGGAGTCTCCTTTAACTGTTAATAATTTTTTGAATTTGGCTAAAGCCGGATTTTACAACGGCACAAAGTTCCACCGCGTAATAAAAGATTTTATGATCCAAGGGGGAGACCCTTTAAGTAAAGACGATGATTGGTCAGATGACGGCACGGGCGGGCCGGGTTATAAGTTTCAAGATGAGATTAATGAACATAAACTGGCGCGGGGCAGTCTGGCTATGGCCAATTCCGGGCCAAATACCAACGGTTCGCAGTTTTTTATCGTTACGGCCGAGTCTACGCCCTGGCTTGATGGCAAACACACTAATTTTGGCTATGTGGTAAGCGGTATGGAAGCGATAGATGAAATTGAGGCGGTGGAAGTCAACGGGAATGACCATCCGCTCCAAGATGTTATGATAGAAAGCATAGAGTTGATAGGGAAGTAGATTTTAGATTTTAATTTTAGCTTTTAGCTGTTAGGGCCTGTAGCTCATCTGGTAGAGCGCTACGTTCGCATCGTAGAGGCAAGGAGTTCGAGTCTCCTCAGGTCCACCAGTATAAAAATAAAATAATATCCGCCAAAGGCGGACCCGCCTTTGGCGGGAAATAATATAAAAATATGGAACAAGATAAAAACACCCAAGATTCCGGCGAGGAAAAGAAAAAAAATTTTACCAATGGTTTAATTGAATTTTTGAAAGAATATTCGGTAATTGGCCTGGCCATCGGCGTTATTGTCGCCCAGACTTCAAAAGATTTGATTGATTCAATCGTTAAAGGTATTTTCACCCCCCTTATTAATTTGATAGTGCCGGGAGAAAAATTTTCCAATTTAGCTTTTCATATTTCCGGCACGCGTTTTGATGTTGGTTCCATAATCAGTTCTTTTTTGACGTTTATTATCGTGATGGTGATTTTGTATGTGGTAGTCAAGAAAATTTTAAAAAGGGATGATTTGATAAAAAAGAAGTAATTTTGCAATTTTATCGGGGTGTGGCCTAGTGGTTTACCTGCCTGCCGGTAGGCAGGGGGCGCCACGGTCTGCTCCCCACCATATAAATTACGGGGTGTGGCCTAGTGGTTTAGGGCGCCACGTTCGGGACGTGGAGGTCGGAGGTTCAAATCCTCTCACCCCGACTAAATAATAGTATAATCGCAAAATGGCGCGGGATGAAGGACGTGGAGGTCGTCCCGCCCTTCGCGAAGGGCGGGACGACCCCGACATTAAGATATGCCCCCAAAAATATTAAAAATTTTAGCGGTTGTTTTGGCGGTTTTAATTATGGTTTTAGTCCTTTGGATTAAATTAATGCCGAAAGAAAAAATTTCTTTTTTGGCCGGAAAAGATAATTTGGCGGCAAAGGCGCTTTGCCTCTATCCGGTAAAAATTCAAGGCAGTTCTATGGAGCCGGTTTTTTCCGCCGGGAAGTTGGTTAACCTCAATAAATGTTTTGAAGAAGAAAGGTTGGCAGTTGATACTATTGTTATGTTTAAAAGCGGTAATATCAAGAGAATAGGGAGGGTGAGGGAAGTGAGACAGGGGGAGAGCGGGATTTTCTATAAAGTTTCCCAGGAAGCCAGGCCGGGAGAAGTAAGCGATGTTTATCCTGATATGGTTGAAGCGATTTACAATCAATAGAATCATGAACCCCGTTAGAAATTTTATTACCCTAGAATCTATAACGGGTATAACCATCTTTTATTATGGATACTGTGAAAATTTCTAACGAGGTGAAAAATAAAGAGATTACTCTGCCTAAATTAAAAAGATTATTTGATATTTTTTTTTCTCTTATTTTTTTAATATTTACTTTGCCCATTTTTATTTTAATCTTGGCAGCCATTTTTGTTGAGCATATTTGCCGGGGCTGGTTAAAAGCGCCTTTATTTTATTGCGAAAAAAGAATTTCGCAGGGAAAAAGTTTTAATCTTATAAAATTTAATATTTTTTCCGCTGAGGTTTTCCGTAAATTGAAAGAGAGCCAAGAAATAATAAATCTGAAAAAAATTGAGGGAGACGGAAAAAATTTAATATTTTTTGGTAGAATTATTCAGAGAGTTTATTTTGATGAATTACCGCAGGTTTTTAATGTTTTAAAAGGGGACTTAAGTTTTGTCGGTCCCCGGCCGGTTAACCCGAAAATTTATCAGGATATTTTGGCTAGAGGGATGAGAACTAAATCTTTAATCAGAGCCGGCCTAACCGGCCCTTATCAGGCCCATAAGGGCGAGTCGGGCGTTGACCAGGACAAATTAGACAGAGAATATATTGATTTTTGCCGGAATAATTCCGGCTGGAAAGTGGTATTATTTGATATAAAAATAATCCTGCGCACGTTTTTAATAATTTTTCGGGCCCAAGGAATTTAGTTTAAAAGTTTTTATTATAATTTTTTTATGTTATAATATGAGTATAATAATTAACTTTTAAAAGGCATGCGAAAATTAAACGCATTAGATTGGATTGCCTTGGTTTTGGCGATTATCGGCGCTTTGAACTGGGGTTTGGTCGGACTTTTTAAGTTTGACCTGGTGGCAGCTATTTTCGGCGATATGTCAGCCATTTCCCGTATTATCTATGCCTTGGTGGGTATAGCGGCCATTTATGTGGTGGCGATTGCGGCTAAATTAGGAAAGAATTAAAAAAACGATCCAAGGAGTTGTTAGAGCTCGCTTTTGCATGAAAGCGGGCTCTAATTATGTGGTATAATAGTATAATGAGAATTTGGAAAATAATAATCATAATATTTTTCTTTTTTCCAACTTCTGTCTGGGCGCAAAGTTTGGGGGAAAAGCTGTCCGGCCGGATTCTTCTTAACGTTGAAGGCAAGGGCGAGGCCTGGTATGTTTATCCGGAGGATAACAAGCGCTACTATCTCGGCCGCCCGGCAGACGCTTTTTCCGTTATGCGGGAGTTGGGTTTGGGCATTTCCGAAATTGATTTCCAAAGAATCGCTCAGGCCGGGATGCCGGTTGCCGGCGACCGGGCTTTAGCCAAGAAATTGGCGGGCAGGATAATCCTGCAAGCGGAGAAAAACGGCGAGGCTTGGTATATAAATCCTTTAGATTTGAAGAAATACTATTTGGGACGTCCGGCTGACGCTTTCCGGATTATGCGTGAGTTATCCCTGGGCATCACCCGTGAAGACTTGGCCGAGGTCCATAAGCCGGGTTATGACGAGTCTATAAATGAATACAGCAGATATGAGCATAAAAAAGAAATTATCGCTTCTTCCGGGAAATTTTTTGTTGACGTGGTGGAAATAGATTTAGCCAATCCCAATCTGGAAATTATTACCGATACCGCAGACGATGATAATTGCCAAAGGAATTGCCGGGCAAAGCCCTTGGCTAAATTTGTTATAGCCAACGAAGGGTTTGCCGGAATCAACGCCACTTATTTTTGTTCCGGCGGCGGCTGCGGGGGGATTAATTATTATTTTTTTCCGGTTTATAACTCCCGCTTAGGCAAACTTATAAATGGGGATCAACTTAAATATTGGACGACCGGACCGATTATGGCTTTTGACATTAATAATAAATTTTATTATTTTAAAGATAGCCGGGAATTTGTGAGCGTAAATAATTTTGAGGAAAAATACGGGGTAAAATTGCGGGCGGCTTTGGGGAATAAACCGCGTTTAATTGAAAACGGCATGAATTTGTTGATAGATTGGGACATTGACGAATCGCAGTTGAAAACAAAAGCCTTGCGCAATGGTCTGGCCTATAAAAACGGAAAAATTTATTTAGTTGTCGCCCGAGCCGCCACCGTGCCTGATTTGGCGGAAATTATGAAAGCCATGGGGATGGAATACGCTTTGAATCTGGATGGGGGAGGATCTTCGGCCTTGTTTTATAACGACGAATACATGGTCGGGCCGGGGAGGAATATTCCCAATGCCATTATTTTTAGAGAAAAATAATCATTAATTTAAAAGTTATTAACTCTGCCGGAGATTTAGATTCCGCAGAGCATAACAAAAAATATATGGAGAAATTTAGCTGGGTGAGAAAAAATTTATTTATTATCGCTGTTTTTATTTTGGTTTTAATTGTCGGCTTAAGCATTGGCTGGTTTTTGGGCAGAAGCAAGGGCGAGGGCAATTTTGATGCCGGGCAGAGTTTTATTGGCGGCCAAAGGGCGGCCCAGGAAGACGAAATATTGGAAAAAGACGGCTTTTCCGTTTTGCTTCCGAAGGGTTGGCAAGAAGCGGGAGCGCCGACCGGCGTTTCCGCCATGGTAGTCAACGCCGGAGAGGAAATTACCGACCCGGCTTTGGAGAGAATAAATTTCAGGAGTTATTACACGGTTTCTTATGATACCTTGGGGGAGAGAACCGTTGAAGATTATATTGGTTATATCAAGGAGATGGTGAAGCAATTCGCGCCGGAAATTATTTTCACTTCGGAAGGAAATTTAAAGATTAGAGACCGCGACGCTTATAAATTGGAAGCGGATTTGAACCAGAGCGGAGCCAGTTTCAAAGTCCTTATATTTTTAATCAGGGGCGAGGATGATGACATCTGGAATATGTCGTTTAATTCCGGAATTTTCAATTGGGAGAAGAACAGGGAAGAGTTTGGCAAAATAGCGGACAGTTTTTCCGTTAAATAATTTTTTATGCTTCTTGGATTCAAAAAAAGCTTGAAAAAAGAAGGAGTTATATATTTAAGGGTGAAAGCGAGGCCGTCCGCCGCCAAGACCGCAATCAGGGAAATAATGGCGGATGGGACGATAAAAATTGATATAGCCGCTCCGGCGGAGAAAGGCCGGGCCAATCGGGAATTGATAAAATTTTTAGCCGGCGAGTTTGGCGCGGGGAAAGAGAAGGGGACCCTAGTAAGTGGAGCAAGAGAAAAATTAAAATTAATAAAAATAACAAAATAAATTTTATGGCGGTAAATTTGGAAAAATTAAAAAAAGAAAATTATTTTTCCCTCAAGGACATCAATCCGGTTGTTCGGTTTTTGACTATTTCCGATATTTTGATATTGAGCGGATTTGGCTTGATTGCCCCGATTTTTGCCGTTTTTATCGTTAATACAATAGAGGGCGGCAATCTGGAGGTGGCAGGAATAGCTTCCGCTATATTTTTGTTTTCCAGAAGTTTGATTCAGATTCCGGCGGCGACCATAATAGATAAAATCAAGGGGGAAAGAGATGATTTTTGGGCTCTCTTGATTGGTTCTCTTCTTTTTAGTCTCGTGCCAATAGCTTATCTTTTTATTTCTTCTCCCCTCCAGCTTTATTTAGCGCAATTCGTTTACGGCGTAGCAACCGCCTTCACTTACCCGTCTTGGCTGGCGATTTTTACTCGCCATATAGACAAAGAACATGAAGGCTTGGAGTGGGGAATATACCAAACCCTAGTTGACCTGGGCGGAGCGGCGGCCGCTTCTTTGGGAGGATTTCTAGCTTATAAATTCGGTTTTAGTATTCTTTTTTTGCTGGTTAGCGCTTTTTCTTTTGCGGGTTCCTTGTTTCTTCTGGGGATTTACAGAAAAATGAGGATCGGCTATATTTTTTCTAAAAGATAATTTTTTTAAATTATGGAAGGCAAGAAAAAAACAAATATTCCGGTTCATATCGGCATCATTATGGACGGCAACCGGCGCTGGGCGCGGGAAAGGAATTTGCCGACTTTAGACGGGCATCTGGCCGGTTACGAGAAAATGCGGCAGGCGCCGGAATGGTTTTTTTCAAGAGGGGTAAAGATCCTTTCCGTTTTCGCTTTTTCCACGGAAAACTGGAATCGCGGCCAGGAAGAAGTTAATTATCTGATGAAATTATTAAAAAAAGCTATTGACGAAGAAATAGAAGACATAAATAAAAAGGGCTATAAAATTTTAATCAGCGGCAAGATTGATGAATTGCCGGGTGATTTGCCGGAAAGCTGCCAGGAAGCGATAAATAAAACAAAAGATAACCAGAAAGGAACTTTGAATATTTGTTTAAACTACGGCGGCCGGGCAGATTTAGTGGATGCTATTAAAAAAATGATAAAAAATAAAATAAAAGCCGAGCAGGTGCATGAGGGTTTAATTAAAAAATATTTATATAACGGGGAATTGCCTGACCCGGACATAATTGTGCGGACTTCGGGAGAAGAGAGAATATCAGGCTTTCAGCTTTGGCAGGGCGCTTACAGCGAATTATTTTTTATGGAAAAGTATTGGCCGGAGTTTGAGGAAAGAGACGTGGATTTGATTCTGGAGGAATATGCCAGCCGGAAGAGAAGGTTTGGGGGAGACGGGGAGTAAAAATGAATAATGAATAATGAAAAATTAAAAGTGTACAAAGATTTTTTGTGCATTTTTTGTTTGCTATTTTGGTTAAATTTTGCTAATTTTATAGTATGGCAAACGTGAGTTTTAAAAATAGCCAAACACCGCTAGCTGATAGAATCAGGCCGGAAATATTGGAAGATTTTCTTGGTCAAGACGAGATTGTGGGGGAAGGAAAATTATTACGGCAGGCAATTAACGCTGATCGTTTGCCCTCCGTAATTCTTTGGGGTCCGCCCGGATCGGGTAAAACCACCCTGGCTTTTATTATTGCCAAACAAACAAAATCGGAATTTGTGAAATTCAGCGCTGTCACCAGCGGTGTAAAGGATTTGAAAGAAGTTATTATCAGGGCGGAAGAAAGCAAAAGACTCGGTAAAAATACGATTTTATTTATTGATGAAATTCATCGTTGGAACAAAGCTCAACAAGACGCGCTCTTGCCCCACATAGAAAGAGGCACGGTTGTTTTGATTGGCGCTACTACTGAAAACCCCAGCTTTGAAATACGCGGAGCTTTATTATCTCGTTGCCGAGTATTAGTTTTGAAGCAATTAGGCAATGAAAATATTGTTGAAATTATTAATAGGGCTCGGAAAGATAAAAAAAACGGTTTGGGAGGTATGGGAATAAAGATGGATAAAAAAGCCGTTGATGTTTTAGCGCAAATGAGCAACGGCGATGCTCGCGTCGCTTTGAATGTTTTGGAATATGCCAGCTCAATAAGTAAAAAAATTACTTTTGATATAGTGAAGGAAGCATTTCAAAAATCTTATCTTCTTTACGATAAAAATGGAGAAGAACATTATAATATAATTTCCGCTTTACACAAATCAATGCGTGGTTCAGATCCAGATGGAGCTTTATATTGGTTGGCGCGGATGCTGGAGGCCGGAGAAGACCCTCTTTACGTAGCGCGTCGATTGGTCCGTTTTGCCTCAGAAGATATAGGCCTGGCTAATTCACGGGCCTTGGAGCAGGCCGTAGCGGCCTATAATGCCTGCCATTTTATCGGTTTGCCCGAATGCAACGTCATTTTAGCCCAAGCCGTGGTTTATATGGCCAAATGCGAAAAATCCAATGATTTATACGTGGCCTATGGCAAAGCCGCTCGGGACGTGAAAGAATTTGGCAATCTGCCGGTGCCGCTTCATATCAGGAACGCGGAAACTGACTTGATGAAAGATTTGGGCTATGGCAAAGGATACAAATATTCGCCTAATTATGATTATAAAGAAAAGCAGGAATATTTACCCGAAGAACTAAGGGGGAGAAAATATTTATAAAATGAAAAGTTAAAAGCGAAAAAAATTTAAGGGACTTAGTCGCCTTAATGGCGACTAAGTCCCCATACTCCGATATATGGATTTAAGCATCATTATTATTTCCTGGAATGTCCGGGAAAAATTGAGAGAAAATTTAAAAGCCCTTGAGCAAAGCCGGGGCGGTTTAGATATGGAAATTTTTGTCGTTGATAATAATTCCGAAGACGGGTCGGCCGAGATGGTAAAAAAAGAATTTCCAGAGGTGAAATTGATCGCCAACCATGATAATTTGGGTTTTGCCAAAGCCAATAATCAGGCCATAAAGCAGGCAAGTGGCGATTTTATACTTCTTCTTAATCCGGATATGCGCGTTTTTCCCGAGACTCTAAAAAATATGGCGGATTGGATGCGGCAGAACAAGCAGGCGACAATAGCCGGCTGCCATCTGGTTAATAAAAAAGGCGAGACCGTGAAACAAGTTCGCCGTTTTCCAAGGCTTTGGGACCAGTTAGCGATTGCCCTGAAGGCGCCGCATATTTTTCCGAGGATTTTGAATAAATATCTGCGGAACGGTTTTGATTATGAAAAATTCGCATCGGTTGATTCTATCCGCGGCTCTTTTTTTATGATTAGGCGGGAGGCCATTGAAAATATCGGGTTATTAGATGAAAGATATTTTATTTGGTTTGAAGAAGTGGATTATTGCCAACGGGTTAGAGAATCCGGCGGACAGGTTTGGCATGCGCCCGCGGCAAAATGTCTGGATTATGTTGGCCGGAGTTTTAATCAGTTGCCGCGAGGCAGGGCGCAAAAGTATTTCCGCGATTCGCAGTTGGTTTACTTCAGAAAATGGCAGCCGCTTTGGCAATATTGGATTTTGAAATTAGCCTGGATACCCGGGATTATTTTTAGTTTCTTGGGGAGAGGTTTGGGAATAAAGAGCCGGACCAAGACTTAAGTAAAATTAATTTTTAAAGAATTTTTTATGGGAATAAGAAAAATAGGCCAATACGGAAAAATCATCGGCAGTAAAAAATTAAAAGAAATTAGGGAAGAAGCGGAACCCCTAAGGGGCAAATACATCACTCACATTAACTCCACTTATTATGTCGGGGGCGTAGCGGAAATTTTGGACAGCCTAGTTCTTTTAATGAATGATTTGGGCATCAAGGCCGAGTGGCGACTTTTAAAGGGAAGCGAGCCCTTTTTTAAAATTACCAAGCTTTTTCACAACGGCGCCCAAGGGGCCCGCGTTAAAGTTGATTCAAAAATTAAAAAAATTTACGAAGAGATTTGCGAAAAGAATTCGGTTTTTAACCATTTTGGAAAAAGCGATTTGGTTATCGCCCATGATCCGCAGGTTTTGCCCCTGATAAAATTTTGCCAAAAAATCCAGCCTTGGGTTTGGCGCTGCCATATGGATATTACCGAGCCGGATAAGGAGCTCTGGAAGTATTTAAAGACTTTTATA encodes:
- a CDS encoding DUF362 domain-containing protein, translated to MDKAEVYFIKLNELNKIKNLLPEFPPPLGVKVHFGEEGNVTYLPAAYVKEIAGMVENPALVECNVLYKSPRSQAETHKKLAREHGFDFAEIDILDGEFGDDVDSIKIKGEFFKECFLGSGLSKYKSLLVISHFKGHISSGFGGSIKNLSMGLAGRRGKLALHAFVKHQVEQEKCTACGACIANCPAEAIAFDESGKAKINIGKCISCSKCIAVCPTSAISIPWGEKDISIFRKRLAEYALAGIKGKKCFYINFLANITKLCDCAGEKMEPMTDDIGILISADPVAIDQASYDLVVKQCKDFAKQNGDEQLEHGEKIGLGTRGYEIIAL
- a CDS encoding 8-oxo-dGTP diphosphatase; protein product: MNFPFIANLCYILNNNGEVLLQCKSRGFGKGKWNGPGGKQNPGETIEEASIREIKEETDITVKNLKKMGELEFVFVDNEASNFLTHVFICRDWEGEPRDMGEGELKWFKIDEVPLDKMWDDDQYWLKPLLRGEYQHKRFYFDKEGKVIKYEKI
- a CDS encoding HD domain-containing protein — translated: MRKYNYKKAREEVRRMVKGACYSAKNNFSYTAWQYHILPVVKHSLVLGRKLKADLEVLELAAYLHDYAGILDYKLYKNHHLHGARLAGKILAKLNFPRERIKKVQECIISHRGSVRLEHKSKEAKILASADAMSHFTELADMFYLTFGIHGYKTLEGARWLKAKLERSWAKIMPEGRKIVRADYETAKKIINKAVSHNA
- a CDS encoding peptidylprolyl isomerase is translated as MGENQIQLEDLASGTSQAVLKTNFGDIAVAFYSQESPLTVNNFLNLAKAGFYNGTKFHRVIKDFMIQGGDPLSKDDDWSDDGTGGPGYKFQDEINEHKLARGSLAMANSGPNTNGSQFFIVTAESTPWLDGKHTNFGYVVSGMEAIDEIEAVEVNGNDHPLQDVMIESIELIGK
- a CDS encoding MscL family protein, which encodes MEQDKNTQDSGEEKKKNFTNGLIEFLKEYSVIGLAIGVIVAQTSKDLIDSIVKGIFTPLINLIVPGEKFSNLAFHISGTRFDVGSIISSFLTFIIVMVILYVVVKKILKRDDLIKKK
- a CDS encoding sugar transferase yields the protein MDTVKISNEVKNKEITLPKLKRLFDIFFSLIFLIFTLPIFILILAAIFVEHICRGWLKAPLFYCEKRISQGKSFNLIKFNIFSAEVFRKLKESQEIINLKKIEGDGKNLIFFGRIIQRVYFDELPQVFNVLKGDLSFVGPRPVNPKIYQDILARGMRTKSLIRAGLTGPYQAHKGESGVDQDKLDREYIDFCRNNSGWKVVLFDIKIILRTFLIIFRAQGI
- a CDS encoding DUF378 domain-containing protein produces the protein MRKLNALDWIALVLAIIGALNWGLVGLFKFDLVAAIFGDMSAISRIIYALVGIAAIYVVAIAAKLGKN
- a CDS encoding phosphodiester glycosidase family protein, with protein sequence MWYNSIMRIWKIIIIIFFFFPTSVWAQSLGEKLSGRILLNVEGKGEAWYVYPEDNKRYYLGRPADAFSVMRELGLGISEIDFQRIAQAGMPVAGDRALAKKLAGRIILQAEKNGEAWYINPLDLKKYYLGRPADAFRIMRELSLGITREDLAEVHKPGYDESINEYSRYEHKKEIIASSGKFFVDVVEIDLANPNLEIITDTADDDNCQRNCRAKPLAKFVIANEGFAGINATYFCSGGGCGGINYYFFPVYNSRLGKLINGDQLKYWTTGPIMAFDINNKFYYFKDSREFVSVNNFEEKYGVKLRAALGNKPRLIENGMNLLIDWDIDESQLKTKALRNGLAYKNGKIYLVVARAATVPDLAEIMKAMGMEYALNLDGGGSSALFYNDEYMVGPGRNIPNAIIFREK
- a CDS encoding DUF167 domain-containing protein — protein: MLLGFKKSLKKEGVIYLRVKARPSAAKTAIREIMADGTIKIDIAAPAEKGRANRELIKFLAGEFGAGKEKGTLVSGAREKLKLIKITK
- a CDS encoding MFS transporter, which produces MAVNLEKLKKENYFSLKDINPVVRFLTISDILILSGFGLIAPIFAVFIVNTIEGGNLEVAGIASAIFLFSRSLIQIPAATIIDKIKGERDDFWALLIGSLLFSLVPIAYLFISSPLQLYLAQFVYGVATAFTYPSWLAIFTRHIDKEHEGLEWGIYQTLVDLGGAAAASLGGFLAYKFGFSILFLLVSAFSFAGSLFLLGIYRKMRIGYIFSKR
- the uppS gene encoding polyprenyl diphosphate synthase, giving the protein MEGKKKTNIPVHIGIIMDGNRRWARERNLPTLDGHLAGYEKMRQAPEWFFSRGVKILSVFAFSTENWNRGQEEVNYLMKLLKKAIDEEIEDINKKGYKILISGKIDELPGDLPESCQEAINKTKDNQKGTLNICLNYGGRADLVDAIKKMIKNKIKAEQVHEGLIKKYLYNGELPDPDIIVRTSGEERISGFQLWQGAYSELFFMEKYWPEFEERDVDLILEEYASRKRRFGGDGE
- a CDS encoding replication-associated recombination protein A; this encodes MANVSFKNSQTPLADRIRPEILEDFLGQDEIVGEGKLLRQAINADRLPSVILWGPPGSGKTTLAFIIAKQTKSEFVKFSAVTSGVKDLKEVIIRAEESKRLGKNTILFIDEIHRWNKAQQDALLPHIERGTVVLIGATTENPSFEIRGALLSRCRVLVLKQLGNENIVEIINRARKDKKNGLGGMGIKMDKKAVDVLAQMSNGDARVALNVLEYASSISKKITFDIVKEAFQKSYLLYDKNGEEHYNIISALHKSMRGSDPDGALYWLARMLEAGEDPLYVARRLVRFASEDIGLANSRALEQAVAAYNACHFIGLPECNVILAQAVVYMAKCEKSNDLYVAYGKAARDVKEFGNLPVPLHIRNAETDLMKDLGYGKGYKYSPNYDYKEKQEYLPEELRGRKYL
- a CDS encoding glycosyltransferase family 2 protein, with protein sequence MDLSIIIISWNVREKLRENLKALEQSRGGLDMEIFVVDNNSEDGSAEMVKKEFPEVKLIANHDNLGFAKANNQAIKQASGDFILLLNPDMRVFPETLKNMADWMRQNKQATIAGCHLVNKKGETVKQVRRFPRLWDQLAIALKAPHIFPRILNKYLRNGFDYEKFASVDSIRGSFFMIRREAIENIGLLDERYFIWFEEVDYCQRVRESGGQVWHAPAAKCLDYVGRSFNQLPRGRAQKYFRDSQLVYFRKWQPLWQYWILKLAWIPGIIFSFLGRGLGIKSRTKT